In Blastopirellula marina, the sequence AAACCGACCGTCGTGCCGTCTTCGTTCTTACCGAGAAAAACAGCTACCCAAATGCACAGGGGCAATTCACCTGGTAGCGATTCCAGGGCAATATCTCGAAATACGTGCGGCTCGACCATTAGGCCGGCATCCCCCCATAGGACGCCAGCGGGTTGGCCACAGGCAGCCACGAGAGAAGCCGTCACCATCGTAAGAAGTTGCGATTGTTCCAGTGGCGTGGCGTCGCCAACTGCGGTAACAATAAGGTGAGTCTTGTGATCTTGCAGTTTTTCCACCGCATCGGGCCAGATCCATGTCTGTCGCTGAGGTGCCGCCCAGGTATCTTCCGGGATGGGACCAGGCATCATCCCCATGGCGATACTTTGGTGGCCCAGGTCGAAGGAGAGGGTGTTCTCTTCCTTTTTCACATCCGTT encodes:
- a CDS encoding DUF4261 domain-containing protein; the protein is MGVSLSMIALNRGSKVSWKAFEEDLASSWPTLPSPTDVKKEENTLSFDLGHQSIAMGMMPGPIPEDTWAAPQRQTWIWPDAVEKLQDHKTHLIVTAVGDATPLEQSQLLTMVTASLVAACGQPAGVLWGDAGLMVEPHVFRDIALESLPGELPLCIWVAVFLGKNEDGTTVGFTRGLQSLDVMDFVTEDATDEPADLCERFYGLADYLLENGPVIEDGHTIGDDAQERIRISFEQSPFGHESPVMRLKYSPQSGHSQFGLHS